The Neovison vison isolate M4711 chromosome 13, ASM_NN_V1, whole genome shotgun sequence genome includes a region encoding these proteins:
- the SEMA6D gene encoding semaphorin-6D isoform X2: MRFFLPCAYMLLLMISQLRAVSFPEDDEPLNTVDYHYSRQYPVFRGRPSGNESQHRLDFQLMLKIRDTLYIAGRDQVYTVNLNEIPKTEVIPSKKLTWRSRQQDRENCAMKGKHKDECHNFIKVFVPRNDEMVFVCGTNAFNPMCRYYRLNTLEYDGEEISGLARCPFDARQTNVALFADGKLYSATVADFLASDAVIYRSMGDGSALRTIKYDSKWIKEPHFLHAIEYGNYVYFFFREIAVEHNNLGKAVYSRVARICKNDMGGSQRVLEKHWTSFLKARLNCSVPGDSFFYFDVLQSITDIIQINGIPTVVGVFTTQLNSIPGSAVCAFSMDDIEKVFRGRFKEQKTPDSVWTAVPEDKVPKPRPGCCAKHGLAEAYKTSIDFPDETLAFIKSHPLMDSAVPPIADEPWFTKTRIRYRLTAIAVDHTAGPHQNYTVIFVGSEAGVVLKVLAKTSPFSLNDSVLLEEIEAYNHAKCNAENEEDRKVISLQLDKDHHAVYVAFSSCVIRLPLSRCERYGSCKKSCVASRDPYCGWLSQGTCGRVTPGMLLLTEDFFAFHNHSAGGYEQDTEYGNTAHLGDCHEILPTSTTPDYKIFGGPTSDMEVSSSSVTTMASIPEITPKVIDTWRPKLTSSRKFVVQDDPNTSDFTDPLSGVRWEVQSGESNQMVHMNVLITCVFAAFVLGAFIAGVAVYCYRDLFVRKNRKIHKDAESAQSCTDSSGSFAKLNGLFDSPVKEYQQNIDSPKLYSNLLTSRKELPPNGDTKSMVMDHRGQPPELAALPTPESTPVLHQKTLQAMKSHSDKAHGHGASRKETPQFFPSSPPPHSPLSHGHIPSAIVLPNATHDYNTSFSNSNAHKAEKKLQNIDHPLTKSSSKRDHRRSVDSRNTLNDLLKHLNDPNSNPKAIMGDIQMAHQTLMLDPVGPMSEVPPKVPNREASLYSPPSTLPRNSPTKRVDVPTTPGVPMTSLERQRGYHKNSSQRHSISAMPKNLNSPNGVLLSRQPSMNRGGYMPTPTGAKVDYIQGTPVSVHLQPSLSRQSSYTSNGTLPRTGLKRTPSLKPDVPPKPSFVPQTTSVRPLNKYTY, encoded by the exons ATGAGGTTCTTCCTGCCTTGTGCTTACATGCTTCTCCTGATGATTTCCCAGCTGAGGGCCGTCAGCTTTCCCGAAGATGACGAACCCCTCAATACTGTTGATTATCACT ATTCAAGGCAATATCCGGTTTTTAGAGGACGCCCTTCAGGCAATGAATCCCAGCACAGGCTGGACTTTCAGCTGATGTTGAAAATTCGAGACACACTTTATATTGCTGGCAG GGATCAAGTTTATACAGTAAACTTAAATGAAATCCCCAAAACAGAAGTAATACCGAGCAAG AAACTGACATGGCGGTCAAGACAACAGGACCGAGAAAACTGTGCTATGAAAGGCAAACATAAA GACGAATGCCACAACTTTATTAAAGTATTTGTTCCAAGAAACGACGAGATGGTTTTTGTCTGTGGTACCAATGCATTTAATCCCATGTGTAGATACTATAGG ttgaATACCTTAGAGTATGACGGGGAGGAAATTAGTGGCTTGGCAAGATGCCCATTCGATGCCAGACAAACCAATGTTGCCCTTTTTGCTG ATGGGAAGCTATATTCTGCGACAGTGGCTGACTTCCTGGCCAGTGATGCCGTGATTTACCGAAGCATGGGTGATGGATCTGCCCTTCGTACAATAAAATATGATTCCAAGTGGATAAAAG AGCCACATTTTCTTCATGCCATAGAATATGGAAACtatgtctatttcttctttcgAGAAATTGCGGTAGAACATAATAATTTAGGCAAG GCCGTGTATTCCCGTGTGGCCCGCATCTGTAAAAATGACATGGGTGGCTCCCAGCGGGTCCTGGAGAAACACTGGACCTCGTTTCTGAAGGCTCGGCTCAACTGCTCTGTCCCTGGAGATTCCTTTTTCTACTTCGATGTTCTGCAGTCCATTACCGACATCATACAAATCAATGGCATCCCCACTGTGGTCGGGGTGTTCACCACACAGCTCAACAG CATTCCTGGGTCTGCCGTGTGTGCATTTAGCATGGATGACATTGAAAAAGTATTCAGAGGACGgtttaaagaacagaaaacccCAGATTCTGTGTGGACAGCAGTCCCCGAAGACAAAGTACCAAAGCCAag GCCTGGCTGTTGTGCAAAGCATGGCCTTGCCGAAGCTTATAAAACCTCCATCGATTTCCCCGACGAGACCCTGGCGTTCATCAAATCCCACCCGTTGATGGACTCTGCTGTCCCACCCATAGCAGATGAGCCCTGGTTCACCAAGACCCGGATCAG GTACAGACTGACGGCCATCGCTGTGGACCACACTGCTGGGCCCCACCAGAACTACACAGTCATCTTCGTTGGCTCTGAAGCTGGCGTGGTACTTAAAGTTTTGGCAAAGACCAGTCCATTCTCTTTGAATGACAGCGTGTTACTGGAAGAGATTGAAGCGTACAACCACGCAAA GTGTAATGCTGAGAATGAGGAGGACAGAAAGGTCATCTCATTACAGTTGGATAAAGACCATCACGCTGTGTACGTGGCGTTCTCCAGCTGCGTGATTCGCCTCCCCCTCAGTCGCTGTGAGCGTTATGGATCCTGCAAAAA GTCTTGTGTTGCATCTCGGGACCCATACTGTGGCTGGTTAAGCCAGGGAACCTGTGGCAGAGTGACCCCAGGGATGCT GCTGTTAACCGAAGACTTCTTTGCTTTCCATAACCACAGCGCTGGAGGATATGAACAAGACACAGAATACGGCAACACGGCCCACCTAGGGGACTGCCATG aaattttgCCTACTTCAACTACACCAGATTACAAAATATTTGGCGGTCCAACATCtg ACATGGAGGTATCTTCATCATCTGTTACCACAATGGCAAGTATCCCAGAAATTACACCTAAAGTGATTGATACCTGGAGACCTAAACTGACGAGCTCCCGGAAATTTGTAGTTCAAGATGACCCAAACACTTCTGATTTTACTGATCCTTTATCAG GTGTGCGATGGGAGGTCCAGTCGGGAGAGTCGAACCAGATGGTCCACATGAATGTCCTCATCACCTGTGTCTTTGCCGCCTTTGTTTTGGGCGCATTCATTGCAGGTGTGGCAGTATACTGCTATCGTGACCTGTTTGTTCGGAAAAACAGAAAGATCCATAAAGATGCAGAATCTGCCCAGTCGTGCACAGACTCCAGCGGAAGTTTTGCCAAACTGAATGGTCTCTTTGACAGTCCGGTCAAGGAATATCAGCAGAATATCGATTCTCCCAAATTGTACAGTAACCTGCTGACCAGTCGGAAAGAGCTGCCACCCAACGGAGATACTAAATCCATGGTGATGGACCATCGGGGCCAACCTCCCGAACTGGCTGCTCTGCCCACGCCTGAGTCTACACCTGTGCTTCACCAGAAGACCCTGCAGGCCATGAAGAGCCACTCAGACAAGGCCCATGGCCATGGGGCTTCAAGAAAGGAAACCCCACAGTTTTTCCCTTCTAGTCCACCACCCCATTCCCCATTAAGTCACGGGCATATCCCCAGTGCCATTGTTCTTCCTAATGCTACTCATGACTACAACACATCTTTCTCAAACTCCAATGCTCACAAAGCTGAAAAGAAGCTTCAAAACATTGACCACCCACTCACAAAGTCATCCAGTAAGAGAGATCACCGGCGTTCTGTGGATTCCAGAAATACCCTCAACGATCTCCTGAAGCATCTAAATGACCCAAACAGCAACCCCAAAGCCATCATGGGAGATATCCAGATGGCCCACCAGACCCTAATGCTGGATCCTGTGGGACCTATGTCTGAGGTCCCACCCAAGGTCCCTAACCGGGAGGCATCACTATACTCTCCTCCTTCAACTCTCCCCAGAAATAGCCCAACCAAGCGAGTGGATGTCCCCACCACTCCTGGAGTCCCCATGACGTCTCTGGAAAGACAAAGGGGTTATCATAAAAATTCCTCCCAGAGGCACTCTATATCTGCAATGCCTAAAAACTTAAACTCACCGAACGGTGTTTTGTTATCTAGACAGCCTAGTATGAACCGTGGGGGGTACATGCCCACCCCCACTGGGGCAAAGGTGGACTATATTCAGGGAACACCAGTGAGTGTTCATCTGCAGCCTTCCCTCTCCAGACAGAGCAGCTATACCAGTAATGGCACCCTTCCTAGGACGGGACTAAAGAGGACACCGTCCTTAAAACCTGATGTGCCACCAAAGCCTTCATTTGTTCCTCAAACCACATCTGTCAGACCACTGAACAAATACACTTACTAG
- the SEMA6D gene encoding semaphorin-6D isoform X1, translating into MRFFLPCAYMLLLMISQLRAVSFPEDDEPLNTVDYHYSRQYPVFRGRPSGNESQHRLDFQLMLKIRDTLYIAGRDQVYTVNLNEIPKTEVIPSKKLTWRSRQQDRENCAMKGKHKDECHNFIKVFVPRNDEMVFVCGTNAFNPMCRYYRLNTLEYDGEEISGLARCPFDARQTNVALFADGKLYSATVADFLASDAVIYRSMGDGSALRTIKYDSKWIKEPHFLHAIEYGNYVYFFFREIAVEHNNLGKAVYSRVARICKNDMGGSQRVLEKHWTSFLKARLNCSVPGDSFFYFDVLQSITDIIQINGIPTVVGVFTTQLNSIPGSAVCAFSMDDIEKVFRGRFKEQKTPDSVWTAVPEDKVPKPRPGCCAKHGLAEAYKTSIDFPDETLAFIKSHPLMDSAVPPIADEPWFTKTRIRYRLTAIAVDHTAGPHQNYTVIFVGSEAGVVLKVLAKTSPFSLNDSVLLEEIEAYNHAKCNAENEEDRKVISLQLDKDHHAVYVAFSSCVIRLPLSRCERYGSCKKSCVASRDPYCGWLSQGTCGRVTPGMLLLTEDFFAFHNHSAGGYEQDTEYGNTAHLGDCHEILPTSTTPDYKIFGGPTSDMEVSSSSVTTMASIPEITPKVIDTWRPKLTSSRKFVVQDDPNTSDFTDPLSGIPKGVRWEVQSGESNQMVHMNVLITCVFAAFVLGAFIAGVAVYCYRDLFVRKNRKIHKDAESAQSCTDSSGSFAKLNGLFDSPVKEYQQNIDSPKLYSNLLTSRKELPPNGDTKSMVMDHRGQPPELAALPTPESTPVLHQKTLQAMKSHSDKAHGHGASRKETPQFFPSSPPPHSPLSHGHIPSAIVLPNATHDYNTSFSNSNAHKAEKKLQNIDHPLTKSSSKRDHRRSVDSRNTLNDLLKHLNDPNSNPKAIMGDIQMAHQTLMLDPVGPMSEVPPKVPNREASLYSPPSTLPRNSPTKRVDVPTTPGVPMTSLERQRGYHKNSSQRHSISAMPKNLNSPNGVLLSRQPSMNRGGYMPTPTGAKVDYIQGTPVSVHLQPSLSRQSSYTSNGTLPRTGLKRTPSLKPDVPPKPSFVPQTTSVRPLNKYTY; encoded by the exons ATGAGGTTCTTCCTGCCTTGTGCTTACATGCTTCTCCTGATGATTTCCCAGCTGAGGGCCGTCAGCTTTCCCGAAGATGACGAACCCCTCAATACTGTTGATTATCACT ATTCAAGGCAATATCCGGTTTTTAGAGGACGCCCTTCAGGCAATGAATCCCAGCACAGGCTGGACTTTCAGCTGATGTTGAAAATTCGAGACACACTTTATATTGCTGGCAG GGATCAAGTTTATACAGTAAACTTAAATGAAATCCCCAAAACAGAAGTAATACCGAGCAAG AAACTGACATGGCGGTCAAGACAACAGGACCGAGAAAACTGTGCTATGAAAGGCAAACATAAA GACGAATGCCACAACTTTATTAAAGTATTTGTTCCAAGAAACGACGAGATGGTTTTTGTCTGTGGTACCAATGCATTTAATCCCATGTGTAGATACTATAGG ttgaATACCTTAGAGTATGACGGGGAGGAAATTAGTGGCTTGGCAAGATGCCCATTCGATGCCAGACAAACCAATGTTGCCCTTTTTGCTG ATGGGAAGCTATATTCTGCGACAGTGGCTGACTTCCTGGCCAGTGATGCCGTGATTTACCGAAGCATGGGTGATGGATCTGCCCTTCGTACAATAAAATATGATTCCAAGTGGATAAAAG AGCCACATTTTCTTCATGCCATAGAATATGGAAACtatgtctatttcttctttcgAGAAATTGCGGTAGAACATAATAATTTAGGCAAG GCCGTGTATTCCCGTGTGGCCCGCATCTGTAAAAATGACATGGGTGGCTCCCAGCGGGTCCTGGAGAAACACTGGACCTCGTTTCTGAAGGCTCGGCTCAACTGCTCTGTCCCTGGAGATTCCTTTTTCTACTTCGATGTTCTGCAGTCCATTACCGACATCATACAAATCAATGGCATCCCCACTGTGGTCGGGGTGTTCACCACACAGCTCAACAG CATTCCTGGGTCTGCCGTGTGTGCATTTAGCATGGATGACATTGAAAAAGTATTCAGAGGACGgtttaaagaacagaaaacccCAGATTCTGTGTGGACAGCAGTCCCCGAAGACAAAGTACCAAAGCCAag GCCTGGCTGTTGTGCAAAGCATGGCCTTGCCGAAGCTTATAAAACCTCCATCGATTTCCCCGACGAGACCCTGGCGTTCATCAAATCCCACCCGTTGATGGACTCTGCTGTCCCACCCATAGCAGATGAGCCCTGGTTCACCAAGACCCGGATCAG GTACAGACTGACGGCCATCGCTGTGGACCACACTGCTGGGCCCCACCAGAACTACACAGTCATCTTCGTTGGCTCTGAAGCTGGCGTGGTACTTAAAGTTTTGGCAAAGACCAGTCCATTCTCTTTGAATGACAGCGTGTTACTGGAAGAGATTGAAGCGTACAACCACGCAAA GTGTAATGCTGAGAATGAGGAGGACAGAAAGGTCATCTCATTACAGTTGGATAAAGACCATCACGCTGTGTACGTGGCGTTCTCCAGCTGCGTGATTCGCCTCCCCCTCAGTCGCTGTGAGCGTTATGGATCCTGCAAAAA GTCTTGTGTTGCATCTCGGGACCCATACTGTGGCTGGTTAAGCCAGGGAACCTGTGGCAGAGTGACCCCAGGGATGCT GCTGTTAACCGAAGACTTCTTTGCTTTCCATAACCACAGCGCTGGAGGATATGAACAAGACACAGAATACGGCAACACGGCCCACCTAGGGGACTGCCATG aaattttgCCTACTTCAACTACACCAGATTACAAAATATTTGGCGGTCCAACATCtg ACATGGAGGTATCTTCATCATCTGTTACCACAATGGCAAGTATCCCAGAAATTACACCTAAAGTGATTGATACCTGGAGACCTAAACTGACGAGCTCCCGGAAATTTGTAGTTCAAGATGACCCAAACACTTCTGATTTTACTGATCCTTTATCAGGTATCCCAAAGG GTGTGCGATGGGAGGTCCAGTCGGGAGAGTCGAACCAGATGGTCCACATGAATGTCCTCATCACCTGTGTCTTTGCCGCCTTTGTTTTGGGCGCATTCATTGCAGGTGTGGCAGTATACTGCTATCGTGACCTGTTTGTTCGGAAAAACAGAAAGATCCATAAAGATGCAGAATCTGCCCAGTCGTGCACAGACTCCAGCGGAAGTTTTGCCAAACTGAATGGTCTCTTTGACAGTCCGGTCAAGGAATATCAGCAGAATATCGATTCTCCCAAATTGTACAGTAACCTGCTGACCAGTCGGAAAGAGCTGCCACCCAACGGAGATACTAAATCCATGGTGATGGACCATCGGGGCCAACCTCCCGAACTGGCTGCTCTGCCCACGCCTGAGTCTACACCTGTGCTTCACCAGAAGACCCTGCAGGCCATGAAGAGCCACTCAGACAAGGCCCATGGCCATGGGGCTTCAAGAAAGGAAACCCCACAGTTTTTCCCTTCTAGTCCACCACCCCATTCCCCATTAAGTCACGGGCATATCCCCAGTGCCATTGTTCTTCCTAATGCTACTCATGACTACAACACATCTTTCTCAAACTCCAATGCTCACAAAGCTGAAAAGAAGCTTCAAAACATTGACCACCCACTCACAAAGTCATCCAGTAAGAGAGATCACCGGCGTTCTGTGGATTCCAGAAATACCCTCAACGATCTCCTGAAGCATCTAAATGACCCAAACAGCAACCCCAAAGCCATCATGGGAGATATCCAGATGGCCCACCAGACCCTAATGCTGGATCCTGTGGGACCTATGTCTGAGGTCCCACCCAAGGTCCCTAACCGGGAGGCATCACTATACTCTCCTCCTTCAACTCTCCCCAGAAATAGCCCAACCAAGCGAGTGGATGTCCCCACCACTCCTGGAGTCCCCATGACGTCTCTGGAAAGACAAAGGGGTTATCATAAAAATTCCTCCCAGAGGCACTCTATATCTGCAATGCCTAAAAACTTAAACTCACCGAACGGTGTTTTGTTATCTAGACAGCCTAGTATGAACCGTGGGGGGTACATGCCCACCCCCACTGGGGCAAAGGTGGACTATATTCAGGGAACACCAGTGAGTGTTCATCTGCAGCCTTCCCTCTCCAGACAGAGCAGCTATACCAGTAATGGCACCCTTCCTAGGACGGGACTAAAGAGGACACCGTCCTTAAAACCTGATGTGCCACCAAAGCCTTCATTTGTTCCTCAAACCACATCTGTCAGACCACTGAACAAATACACTTACTAG
- the SEMA6D gene encoding semaphorin-6D isoform X3 encodes MRFFLPCAYMLLLMISQLRAVSFPEDDEPLNTVDYHYSRQYPVFRGRPSGNESQHRLDFQLMLKIRDTLYIAGRDQVYTVNLNEIPKTEVIPSKKLTWRSRQQDRENCAMKGKHKDECHNFIKVFVPRNDEMVFVCGTNAFNPMCRYYRLNTLEYDGEEISGLARCPFDARQTNVALFADGKLYSATVADFLASDAVIYRSMGDGSALRTIKYDSKWIKEPHFLHAIEYGNYVYFFFREIAVEHNNLGKAVYSRVARICKNDMGGSQRVLEKHWTSFLKARLNCSVPGDSFFYFDVLQSITDIIQINGIPTVVGVFTTQLNSIPGSAVCAFSMDDIEKVFRGRFKEQKTPDSVWTAVPEDKVPKPRPGCCAKHGLAEAYKTSIDFPDETLAFIKSHPLMDSAVPPIADEPWFTKTRIRYRLTAIAVDHTAGPHQNYTVIFVGSEAGVVLKVLAKTSPFSLNDSVLLEEIEAYNHAKCNAENEEDRKVISLQLDKDHHAVYVAFSSCVIRLPLSRCERYGSCKKSCVASRDPYCGWLSQGTCGRVTPGMLAGGYEQDTEYGNTAHLGDCHEILPTSTTPDYKIFGGPTSDMEVSSSSVTTMASIPEITPKVIDTWRPKLTSSRKFVVQDDPNTSDFTDPLSGIPKGVRWEVQSGESNQMVHMNVLITCVFAAFVLGAFIAGVAVYCYRDLFVRKNRKIHKDAESAQSCTDSSGSFAKLNGLFDSPVKEYQQNIDSPKLYSNLLTSRKELPPNGDTKSMVMDHRGQPPELAALPTPESTPVLHQKTLQAMKSHSDKAHGHGASRKETPQFFPSSPPPHSPLSHGHIPSAIVLPNATHDYNTSFSNSNAHKAEKKLQNIDHPLTKSSSKRDHRRSVDSRNTLNDLLKHLNDPNSNPKAIMGDIQMAHQTLMLDPVGPMSEVPPKVPNREASLYSPPSTLPRNSPTKRVDVPTTPGVPMTSLERQRGYHKNSSQRHSISAMPKNLNSPNGVLLSRQPSMNRGGYMPTPTGAKVDYIQGTPVSVHLQPSLSRQSSYTSNGTLPRTGLKRTPSLKPDVPPKPSFVPQTTSVRPLNKYTY; translated from the exons ATGAGGTTCTTCCTGCCTTGTGCTTACATGCTTCTCCTGATGATTTCCCAGCTGAGGGCCGTCAGCTTTCCCGAAGATGACGAACCCCTCAATACTGTTGATTATCACT ATTCAAGGCAATATCCGGTTTTTAGAGGACGCCCTTCAGGCAATGAATCCCAGCACAGGCTGGACTTTCAGCTGATGTTGAAAATTCGAGACACACTTTATATTGCTGGCAG GGATCAAGTTTATACAGTAAACTTAAATGAAATCCCCAAAACAGAAGTAATACCGAGCAAG AAACTGACATGGCGGTCAAGACAACAGGACCGAGAAAACTGTGCTATGAAAGGCAAACATAAA GACGAATGCCACAACTTTATTAAAGTATTTGTTCCAAGAAACGACGAGATGGTTTTTGTCTGTGGTACCAATGCATTTAATCCCATGTGTAGATACTATAGG ttgaATACCTTAGAGTATGACGGGGAGGAAATTAGTGGCTTGGCAAGATGCCCATTCGATGCCAGACAAACCAATGTTGCCCTTTTTGCTG ATGGGAAGCTATATTCTGCGACAGTGGCTGACTTCCTGGCCAGTGATGCCGTGATTTACCGAAGCATGGGTGATGGATCTGCCCTTCGTACAATAAAATATGATTCCAAGTGGATAAAAG AGCCACATTTTCTTCATGCCATAGAATATGGAAACtatgtctatttcttctttcgAGAAATTGCGGTAGAACATAATAATTTAGGCAAG GCCGTGTATTCCCGTGTGGCCCGCATCTGTAAAAATGACATGGGTGGCTCCCAGCGGGTCCTGGAGAAACACTGGACCTCGTTTCTGAAGGCTCGGCTCAACTGCTCTGTCCCTGGAGATTCCTTTTTCTACTTCGATGTTCTGCAGTCCATTACCGACATCATACAAATCAATGGCATCCCCACTGTGGTCGGGGTGTTCACCACACAGCTCAACAG CATTCCTGGGTCTGCCGTGTGTGCATTTAGCATGGATGACATTGAAAAAGTATTCAGAGGACGgtttaaagaacagaaaacccCAGATTCTGTGTGGACAGCAGTCCCCGAAGACAAAGTACCAAAGCCAag GCCTGGCTGTTGTGCAAAGCATGGCCTTGCCGAAGCTTATAAAACCTCCATCGATTTCCCCGACGAGACCCTGGCGTTCATCAAATCCCACCCGTTGATGGACTCTGCTGTCCCACCCATAGCAGATGAGCCCTGGTTCACCAAGACCCGGATCAG GTACAGACTGACGGCCATCGCTGTGGACCACACTGCTGGGCCCCACCAGAACTACACAGTCATCTTCGTTGGCTCTGAAGCTGGCGTGGTACTTAAAGTTTTGGCAAAGACCAGTCCATTCTCTTTGAATGACAGCGTGTTACTGGAAGAGATTGAAGCGTACAACCACGCAAA GTGTAATGCTGAGAATGAGGAGGACAGAAAGGTCATCTCATTACAGTTGGATAAAGACCATCACGCTGTGTACGTGGCGTTCTCCAGCTGCGTGATTCGCCTCCCCCTCAGTCGCTGTGAGCGTTATGGATCCTGCAAAAA GTCTTGTGTTGCATCTCGGGACCCATACTGTGGCTGGTTAAGCCAGGGAACCTGTGGCAGAGTGACCCCAGGGATGCT CGCTGGAGGATATGAACAAGACACAGAATACGGCAACACGGCCCACCTAGGGGACTGCCATG aaattttgCCTACTTCAACTACACCAGATTACAAAATATTTGGCGGTCCAACATCtg ACATGGAGGTATCTTCATCATCTGTTACCACAATGGCAAGTATCCCAGAAATTACACCTAAAGTGATTGATACCTGGAGACCTAAACTGACGAGCTCCCGGAAATTTGTAGTTCAAGATGACCCAAACACTTCTGATTTTACTGATCCTTTATCAGGTATCCCAAAGG GTGTGCGATGGGAGGTCCAGTCGGGAGAGTCGAACCAGATGGTCCACATGAATGTCCTCATCACCTGTGTCTTTGCCGCCTTTGTTTTGGGCGCATTCATTGCAGGTGTGGCAGTATACTGCTATCGTGACCTGTTTGTTCGGAAAAACAGAAAGATCCATAAAGATGCAGAATCTGCCCAGTCGTGCACAGACTCCAGCGGAAGTTTTGCCAAACTGAATGGTCTCTTTGACAGTCCGGTCAAGGAATATCAGCAGAATATCGATTCTCCCAAATTGTACAGTAACCTGCTGACCAGTCGGAAAGAGCTGCCACCCAACGGAGATACTAAATCCATGGTGATGGACCATCGGGGCCAACCTCCCGAACTGGCTGCTCTGCCCACGCCTGAGTCTACACCTGTGCTTCACCAGAAGACCCTGCAGGCCATGAAGAGCCACTCAGACAAGGCCCATGGCCATGGGGCTTCAAGAAAGGAAACCCCACAGTTTTTCCCTTCTAGTCCACCACCCCATTCCCCATTAAGTCACGGGCATATCCCCAGTGCCATTGTTCTTCCTAATGCTACTCATGACTACAACACATCTTTCTCAAACTCCAATGCTCACAAAGCTGAAAAGAAGCTTCAAAACATTGACCACCCACTCACAAAGTCATCCAGTAAGAGAGATCACCGGCGTTCTGTGGATTCCAGAAATACCCTCAACGATCTCCTGAAGCATCTAAATGACCCAAACAGCAACCCCAAAGCCATCATGGGAGATATCCAGATGGCCCACCAGACCCTAATGCTGGATCCTGTGGGACCTATGTCTGAGGTCCCACCCAAGGTCCCTAACCGGGAGGCATCACTATACTCTCCTCCTTCAACTCTCCCCAGAAATAGCCCAACCAAGCGAGTGGATGTCCCCACCACTCCTGGAGTCCCCATGACGTCTCTGGAAAGACAAAGGGGTTATCATAAAAATTCCTCCCAGAGGCACTCTATATCTGCAATGCCTAAAAACTTAAACTCACCGAACGGTGTTTTGTTATCTAGACAGCCTAGTATGAACCGTGGGGGGTACATGCCCACCCCCACTGGGGCAAAGGTGGACTATATTCAGGGAACACCAGTGAGTGTTCATCTGCAGCCTTCCCTCTCCAGACAGAGCAGCTATACCAGTAATGGCACCCTTCCTAGGACGGGACTAAAGAGGACACCGTCCTTAAAACCTGATGTGCCACCAAAGCCTTCATTTGTTCCTCAAACCACATCTGTCAGACCACTGAACAAATACACTTACTAG